One Felis catus isolate Fca126 chromosome D2, F.catus_Fca126_mat1.0, whole genome shotgun sequence DNA window includes the following coding sequences:
- the LZTS2 gene encoding leucine zipper putative tumor suppressor 2 isoform X1 encodes MAIVQTLPVPLEPTPEATTAPQPPAMGSVSSLISGRPCPGGPAPPRHHGPSGPTFFRQQDGLLRGGYEAQEPLCPAVPPRKAVPGTSFTYINEDFRTESPPSPSSDLEDAREQRARNAHLRGPPPKLIPVSGKLEKNMEKILIRPTAFKPVLPKPRGAPSLPSFLGPRAAGLSGSQGSLTQLFGGPASSSSSSSSSAADKPLALSGWASGCPSGTLSDSGRNSLSSLPTYSTGGAEPANGSPGGHLPSHGPGRGALPGPARGAPTGPSHSDSGRSSSSKSTGSLGGRVAGGLLGSGARASPDSGSCGERSPPPPPPPPPPSDEALLHCVLEGKLRDREAELQQLRDSLDESEVTMCQAYEDRQRHWPREREALREDGAAQAQRAQRAQQLLQLQVFQLQQEKRQLQDDFAQLLQEREQLERRCATFEREQRELGPRLEETKWEVCQKSGEISLLKQQLKESQAELVQKGSELVALRVALREARAALRVSEGRARGLQEAARARELELEACSQELQRHRQEAERLREKAGQLDTEAAGLREPPAPPATADPFLLAESDEAKVQRAAAGVGGSLRAQVERLRAELQRERRRGEEQRDSFEGERLAWQAEKEQVIRYQKQLQHNYIQMYRRNRQLEQELQQLSLELEARELADLGLAEPAPCICLEEITATEI; translated from the exons ATGGCCATTGTGCAGACTCTGCCAGTGCCACTGGAGCCCACTCCTGAGGCCACCACTGCCCCACAACCTCCAGCCATGGGCAGCGTGAGCAGCCTCATCTCAGGCCGGCCCTGCCCTGGGGGGCCAGCTCCTCCCCGCCACCACGGACCCTCTGGGCCCACCTTCTTCCGCCAGCAGGATGGCCTGCTACGGGGTGGCTATGAGGCACAGGAGCCACTGTGCCCAGCTGTGCCCCCTAGGAAGGCCGTCCCTGGTACCAGCTTCACCTACATCAACGAGGACTTCCGGACAGAGTCACCCCCCAGCCCGAGCAGTGACCTTGAGGATGCCCGAGAGCAGCGGGCACGCAACGCCCATCTCCGCGGCCCCCCACCCAAGCTCATCCCTGTCTCTGGAAAGCTGGAGAAG AACATGGAGAAAATCCTGATCCGCCCAACAGCCTTCAAGCCAGTGCTGCCCAAACCTCGAGGGGCACCATCCCTACCTAGCTTCCTGGGTCCTCGGGCCGCCGGACTGTCTGGGAGCCAGGGCAGCCTAACACAGCTGTTTGGGGGCCCTGCctcgtcctcctcttcctcctcctcctcggctgCTGACAAACCCCTGGCACTGAGTGGCTGGGCCAGTGGCTGCCCGTCGGGGACACTGTCTGACTCCGGCCGAAATTCACTGTCCAGCCTGCCCACCTACAGCACCGGGGGTGCAGAGCCAGCCAACGGCTCCCCAGGCGGGCACCTGCCCTCCCACGGCCCCGGGCGGGGGGCACTGCCGGGTCCAGCCCGAGGGGCCCCTACTGGGCCCTCCCACTCGGACAGTGGTCGGTCTTCCTCCAGCAAGAGCACAGGCTCCCTGGGAGGCCGTGTGGCTGGGGGGCTCTTGGGCAGCGGTGCCCGGGCCTCCCCTGACAGCGGCTCCTGTGGGGAGCGctctccgcccccgcccccacccccgccacccccttCGGATGAGGCCCTGCTGCACTGTGTCCTGGAAGGAAAGCTCCGAGACCGTGAGGCAGAGCTGCAGCAGCTGCGGGACAGTCTGGACGAGAGTGAGGTGACCATGTGTCAG GCTTACGAGGACCGGCAGCGGCACTGGCCGCGGGAGCGCGAGGCCCTGCGGGAGGACGGCGCGGCCCAGGCACAGCGGGCACAGCGGGCCCAACAGCTGCTGCAGCTGCAGGTATTCCAGCTGCAGCAGGAGAAGCGGCAGCTGCAGGACGACTTTGCACAGCTGCTGCAGGAACGGGAGCAGCTGGAGCGGCGCTGCGCCACCTTCGAGCGGGAGCAGCGGGAGCTCGGGCCGAGGCTCGAGGAGACCAAGTGGGAG GTGTGCCAGAAGTCAGGCGAGATCTCCCTGCTGAAGCAGCAACTGAAGGAGTCTCAGGCGGAGCTGGTGCAGAAGGGCAGCGAGCTGGTGGCGCTGCGGGTGGCGCTGCGAGAAGCCCGAGCCGCACTACGGGTCAGTGAGGGCCGGGCGCGGGGCCTGCAGGAGGCGGCCCGGGCTcgggagctggagctggaggccTGTTCCCAGGAGCTGCAGCGGCACCGCCAGGAGGCCGAGCGGCTGCGAGAGAAAGCCGGCCAGTTGGACACCGAGGCCGCCGGACTCCGGGAACCCCCCGCGCCACCTGCCACCGCCGACCCCTTCCTCCTGGCCGAGAGCGATGAGGCCAAGGTGCAGCGGGCAGCGGCCGGGGTCGGGGGCAGCCTGCGGGCCCAGGTGGAGAGGCTGCGGGCCGAGCTGCAGCGGGAGCGGCGGCGGGGCGAGGAGCAGCGGGACAGCTTCGAGGGCGAGCGGCTGGCCTGGCAGGCGGAGAAGGAGCAGGTGATCCGCTACCAGAAGCAGCTGCAGCACAACTACATCCAGATGTACCGGCGCAACCGGCAGCTGGAGCAGGAGCTGcagcagctcagcctggagctggAGGCTCGGGAGCTCGCCGACCTGGGCCTGGCCGAGCCGGCCCCCTGCATCTGCCTGGAGGAGATCACCGCCACCGAAATCTAG
- the LZTS2 gene encoding leucine zipper putative tumor suppressor 2 isoform X2 produces the protein MAIVQTLPVPLEPTPEATTAPQPPAMGSVSSLISGRPCPGGPAPPRHHGPSGPTFFRQQDGLLRGGYEAQEPLCPAVPPRKAVPGTSFTYINEDFRTESPPSPSSDLEDAREQRARNAHLRGPPPKLIPVSGKLEKNMEKILIRPTAFKPVLPKPRGAPSLPSFLGPRAAGLSGSQGSLTQLFGGPASSSSSSSSSAADKPLALSGWASGCPSGTLSDSGRNSLSSLPTYSTGGAEPANGSPGGHLPSHGPGRGALPGPARGAPTGPSHSDSGRSSSSKSTGSLGGRVAGGLLGSGARASPDSGSCGERSPPPPPPPPPPSDEALLHCVLEGKLRDREAELQQLRDSLDESEAYEDRQRHWPREREALREDGAAQAQRAQRAQQLLQLQVFQLQQEKRQLQDDFAQLLQEREQLERRCATFEREQRELGPRLEETKWEVCQKSGEISLLKQQLKESQAELVQKGSELVALRVALREARAALRVSEGRARGLQEAARARELELEACSQELQRHRQEAERLREKAGQLDTEAAGLREPPAPPATADPFLLAESDEAKVQRAAAGVGGSLRAQVERLRAELQRERRRGEEQRDSFEGERLAWQAEKEQVIRYQKQLQHNYIQMYRRNRQLEQELQQLSLELEARELADLGLAEPAPCICLEEITATEI, from the exons ATGGCCATTGTGCAGACTCTGCCAGTGCCACTGGAGCCCACTCCTGAGGCCACCACTGCCCCACAACCTCCAGCCATGGGCAGCGTGAGCAGCCTCATCTCAGGCCGGCCCTGCCCTGGGGGGCCAGCTCCTCCCCGCCACCACGGACCCTCTGGGCCCACCTTCTTCCGCCAGCAGGATGGCCTGCTACGGGGTGGCTATGAGGCACAGGAGCCACTGTGCCCAGCTGTGCCCCCTAGGAAGGCCGTCCCTGGTACCAGCTTCACCTACATCAACGAGGACTTCCGGACAGAGTCACCCCCCAGCCCGAGCAGTGACCTTGAGGATGCCCGAGAGCAGCGGGCACGCAACGCCCATCTCCGCGGCCCCCCACCCAAGCTCATCCCTGTCTCTGGAAAGCTGGAGAAG AACATGGAGAAAATCCTGATCCGCCCAACAGCCTTCAAGCCAGTGCTGCCCAAACCTCGAGGGGCACCATCCCTACCTAGCTTCCTGGGTCCTCGGGCCGCCGGACTGTCTGGGAGCCAGGGCAGCCTAACACAGCTGTTTGGGGGCCCTGCctcgtcctcctcttcctcctcctcctcggctgCTGACAAACCCCTGGCACTGAGTGGCTGGGCCAGTGGCTGCCCGTCGGGGACACTGTCTGACTCCGGCCGAAATTCACTGTCCAGCCTGCCCACCTACAGCACCGGGGGTGCAGAGCCAGCCAACGGCTCCCCAGGCGGGCACCTGCCCTCCCACGGCCCCGGGCGGGGGGCACTGCCGGGTCCAGCCCGAGGGGCCCCTACTGGGCCCTCCCACTCGGACAGTGGTCGGTCTTCCTCCAGCAAGAGCACAGGCTCCCTGGGAGGCCGTGTGGCTGGGGGGCTCTTGGGCAGCGGTGCCCGGGCCTCCCCTGACAGCGGCTCCTGTGGGGAGCGctctccgcccccgcccccacccccgccacccccttCGGATGAGGCCCTGCTGCACTGTGTCCTGGAAGGAAAGCTCCGAGACCGTGAGGCAGAGCTGCAGCAGCTGCGGGACAGTCTGGACGAGAGTGAG GCTTACGAGGACCGGCAGCGGCACTGGCCGCGGGAGCGCGAGGCCCTGCGGGAGGACGGCGCGGCCCAGGCACAGCGGGCACAGCGGGCCCAACAGCTGCTGCAGCTGCAGGTATTCCAGCTGCAGCAGGAGAAGCGGCAGCTGCAGGACGACTTTGCACAGCTGCTGCAGGAACGGGAGCAGCTGGAGCGGCGCTGCGCCACCTTCGAGCGGGAGCAGCGGGAGCTCGGGCCGAGGCTCGAGGAGACCAAGTGGGAG GTGTGCCAGAAGTCAGGCGAGATCTCCCTGCTGAAGCAGCAACTGAAGGAGTCTCAGGCGGAGCTGGTGCAGAAGGGCAGCGAGCTGGTGGCGCTGCGGGTGGCGCTGCGAGAAGCCCGAGCCGCACTACGGGTCAGTGAGGGCCGGGCGCGGGGCCTGCAGGAGGCGGCCCGGGCTcgggagctggagctggaggccTGTTCCCAGGAGCTGCAGCGGCACCGCCAGGAGGCCGAGCGGCTGCGAGAGAAAGCCGGCCAGTTGGACACCGAGGCCGCCGGACTCCGGGAACCCCCCGCGCCACCTGCCACCGCCGACCCCTTCCTCCTGGCCGAGAGCGATGAGGCCAAGGTGCAGCGGGCAGCGGCCGGGGTCGGGGGCAGCCTGCGGGCCCAGGTGGAGAGGCTGCGGGCCGAGCTGCAGCGGGAGCGGCGGCGGGGCGAGGAGCAGCGGGACAGCTTCGAGGGCGAGCGGCTGGCCTGGCAGGCGGAGAAGGAGCAGGTGATCCGCTACCAGAAGCAGCTGCAGCACAACTACATCCAGATGTACCGGCGCAACCGGCAGCTGGAGCAGGAGCTGcagcagctcagcctggagctggAGGCTCGGGAGCTCGCCGACCTGGGCCTGGCCGAGCCGGCCCCCTGCATCTGCCTGGAGGAGATCACCGCCACCGAAATCTAG
- the PDZD7 gene encoding PDZ domain-containing protein 7 isoform X1 produces the protein MAHSFAVGFDPLGLGDLSSGSLSSLSSRGHLGSDSGSATRYLLRKQQQRLLNGPPRGIRASSPMGRVILINSPIEANSDESDIIHAVRVEKSPAGRLGFSVRGGSEHGLGIFVSKVEEGSSAERAGLCVGDKITEVNGLSLESTTMGSAVKVLTGSSRLHMMVRRMGRVPGIKFSKEKTTWVDVVNRRLVVEKCRSTPSDSGSEDGVRRIVHLYTTSDDFCLGFNIRGGKEFGLGIYVSKVDHGGLAEENGIKVGDQVLAANGVRFDDISHSQAVEVLKGQTHIMLTIKETGRYPAYKEMVSEYCWLDRLSNGVLQQLSPASESSSSVSSYASSAPYSSAEGSGSLPSDRMDVCLGPEEPGGRGPGWGRADIAMQTEPDVGGRVETWCSVRPTVILRDTAIRSDGPRPARRLDSALSESPKTALLLALSRPRPPITRSQSHLTLWEEKRQRKKEKLGSPGEKGALQRSKTLMNLFFKGGRQGRLAGDGHREAWTLDRGTPAKPRPRLDPEKGAVGPVQKFVTWRLRRERERGRALLSARSGSPSGQLPDVDERVQAWESRRPLIQDLARRLLTDDEVLAVTRHCSRYVHEGGVEDLVRPLLAILDRPAKLLLLRDIRSVVAPTDLGRFDSMVMPVELEAFEALKSRAVWPPALRPAQQDAPPKRHLITPVPDSRGGFYLLPVNGFSEEEDGGELRERLGGLQLSLGASAPRHPHKGIPPLQDVPVDAFTPHRSTRTPPPQPPPVAPRPPRPNWLLTEPPTLEDPRQSQIQGPARSRSRSRSRSRGRGKSPGRRRSPSPAPISTQSVANGRYHKPRKARPPLPRPLDGQAAKAGGHQGPSENGTGGTAEETAAKAPGGELRTVTLSKMKQSLGISISGGIESKVQPMVKIEKIFPGGAAFVSGALQAGFELVAVDGESLEQVTHQRAVDTIRRAYRNKAREPMELVVRVPGPSPQPLPPESSALTDQCLPADHSPAR, from the exons ATGGCGCACAGTTTTGCGGTGGGCTTCGACCCACTGGGCCTTGGAGACCTAAGCTCGGGCTCTCTGAGCTCCCTCTCCTCCCGAGGCCACCTGGGCAGCGACTCGGGCTCCGCAACGCGATACCTGctgaggaagcagcagcagcggcTGTTGAATGGGCCCCCCCGCGGAATCCGAGCCTCATCGCCCATGGGCCGTGTCATCCTCATCAACTCTCCCATcgaag CCAACAGTGATGAGAGCGACATCATCCATGCGGTCCGGGTGGAGAAGAGTCCAGCAGGGAGACTGGGTTTCAGTGTGCGGGGCGGCTCGGAGCATGGCCTGGGCATCTTCGTCAGCAAGGTGGAGGAGGGAAGCAGTGCAG AGCGGGCCGGCCTGTGCGTGGGGGACAAGATCACGGAGGTGAATGGGCTGAGCCTGGAGAGCACCACCATGGGCAGCGCCGTGAAGGTGCTGACTGGCAGCAGCCGCCTGCACATGATGGTGAGGCGCATGGGCCGAGTGCCGGGCATCAAATTCTCCAAAGAGAAGACCACGTG GGTGGATGTGGTGAACCGGCGGCTGGTGGTGGAGAAGTGCCGATCAACGCCGTCTGACAGCGGCTCGGAGGATGGCGTGCGGCGCATCGTCCACCTGTACACCACGTCAGACGACTTCTGTCTGGGCTTCAACATCCGCGGGGGCAAGGAGTTCGGCCTGGGCATCTATGTGTCCAA AGTGGACCACGGTGGGCTAGCCGAGGAGAATGGCATCAAGGTCGGGGACCAGGTCCTGGCGGCCAACGGCGTCAGGTTCGACGACATCAGCCACAGCCAGGCCGTGGAGGTGCTGAAGGGCCAAACACACATCATGCTGACCATCAAG GAGACTGGCCGGTACCCTGCCTACAAAGAGATGGTTTCTGAGTACTGTTGGCTGGACCGAT TGAGCAACGGGGTGCTACAGCAGCTGTCCCCGGCCTCTGAGAGCAGCTCCAGCGTCTCCTCCTATGCCTCCAGTGCCCCCTACAGCTCGGCCGAGGGCTCGGGCTCCCTGCCCTCCGACCGCATGGATGTCTGCCTGGGGCCTGAGGAGCCGGGCGGTcgggggccaggctgggggcggGCGGACATAGCCATGCagacggagcccgatgtggggggcCGCGTGGAGACCTGGTGCAGCGTGAGGCCCACCGTCATCCTCAGGGACACAGCCATCCGCTCCGATGGGCCCCGGCCTGCCCGCCGCCTCGATTCTGCACTCTCGGAGTCCCCCAAGACTGCCCTGTTGCTGGCTCTGAGCCGACCCCGGCCCCCCATCACAAGATCCCAGAGCCACTTGACCTTGTGGG aggagaagaggcagaggaagaaggagaagttGGGGTctcctggggagaagggagcCCTGCAGCGCTCCAAGACACTGATGAACCTCTTCTTCAAGGGAGGGCGGCAGGGGCGGCTGGCAGGGGACGGGCACAGAGAGGCCTGGACGCTGGACAGAGGGACCCCGGCCAAGCCCCGCCCTCGCCTGGACCCGGAGAAAG GGGCAGTGGGGCCCGTGCAGAAGTTTGTCACATGGAGACTGAGACGCG AGCGGGAGAGGGGCCGGGCCCTGCTCTCTGCCAGGTCTGGGAGCCCCTCTGGCCAGCTGCCTGATGTGGATGAGCGGGTGCAAGCCTGGGAGAGCCGACGGCCCCTAATTCAGGACCTGGCCCGACGGCTGCTGACTGACGACGAGGTGCTGGCAGTCACCCGCCACTGCTCCCGG TATGTGCACGAGGGCGGTGTAGAGGACCTGGTGAGGCCCCTGCTGGCCATTCTGGACAGGCCCGCAAAGTTGCTGCTACTGAGGGACATCAG GAGTGTGGTGGCCCCCACGGACCTGGGCCGCTTTGACAGCATGGTGATGCCCGTGGAGCTGGAGGCTTTTGAGGCCCTTAAGAGCCGGGCAG TGTGGCCTCCTGCCTTGAGACCAGCCCAGCAAGACGCACCTCCTAAGCGTCACCTCATCACGCCCGTGCCTG ATAGCCGTGGAGGTTTCTATCTGCTGCCTGTGAAcggcttctcagaggaggaagaTGGTGGGGAACTGAGGGAGCGGCTGGGGGGCCTCCAGCTCTCCCTGGGGGCCTCTGCTCCCCGCCACCCTCATAAAGGGATCCCCCCTCTCCAAGACGTGCCGGTAGATGCCTTCACCCCACACCGAAGCACCCGCACCCCCCCTCCGCAACCACCCCCCGTGGCTCCCAGGCCCCCAAGGCCTAACTGGCTGCTGACAGAACCCCCGACCCTGGAGGACCCGCGGCAGAGCCAGATCCAGGGCCCTgcccgcagccgcagccgcagccgcagccgcagccgggGCCGAGGCAAGTCCCCAGGACGCAGGCGCTCCCCGTCTCCAGCACCTATCTCCACCCAGAGCGTGGCCAACGGGCGCTACCACAAGCCTCGGAAGGCCAGGCCACCTCTGCCTCGGCCTCTGGATGGGCAGGCAGCCAAGGCGGGAGGCCACCAAGGCCCCTCTGAGAATGGAACTGGTGGGACAGCCGAGGAGACAGCCGCGAAGGCCCCTGGGGGGGAGCTGAGGACAGTCACGTTGTCCAAGATGAAGCAGTCCTTGG GCATCAGCATTTCTGGGGGCATTGAGTCCAAGGTGCAGCCCATGGTGAAGATAGAAAAGATCTTCCCTGGGGGGGCTGCCTTCGTCAGTGGGGCCCTGCAG GCTGGCTTCGAGCTTGTGGCAGTGGATGGAGAGAGCCTGGAGCAGGTGACCCACCAGCGAGCGGTAGATACCATCCGCCGAGCTTATCGAAACAAGGCTCGGGAGCCCATGGAGCTTGTGGTCAGGGTCCCTGGGCCCAGCCCACAACCCTTACCCCCCGAGTCGTCAGCCCTCACCGATCAGTGCCTTCCTGCTGACCATTCCCCTGCCCGCTGA
- the PDZD7 gene encoding PDZ domain-containing protein 7 isoform X2 — protein sequence MAHSFAVGFDPLGLGDLSSGSLSSLSSRGHLGSDSGSATRYLLRKQQQRLLNGPPRGIRASSPMGRVILINSPIEANSDESDIIHAVRVEKSPAGRLGFSVRGGSEHGLGIFVSKVEEGSSAERAGLCVGDKITEVNGLSLESTTMGSAVKVLTGSSRLHMMVRRMGRVPGIKFSKEKTTWVDVVNRRLVVEKCRSTPSDSGSEDGVRRIVHLYTTSDDFCLGFNIRGGKEFGLGIYVSKVDHGGLAEENGIKVGDQVLAANGVRFDDISHSQAVEVLKGQTHIMLTIKETGRYPAYKEMVSEYCWLDRLSNGVLQQLSPASESSSSVSSYASSAPYSSAEGSGSLPSDRMDVCLGPEEPGGRGPGWGRADIAMQTEPDVGGRVETWCSVRPTVILRDTAIRSDGPRPARRLDSALSESPKTALLLALSRPRPPITRSQSHLTLWEEKRQRKKEKLGSPGEKGALQRSKTLMNLFFKGGRQGRLAGDGHREAWTLDRGTPAKPRPRLDPEKGAVGPVQKFVTWRLRRERERGRALLSARSGSPSGQLPDVDERVQAWESRRPLIQDLARRLLTDDEVLAVTRHCSRYVHEGGVEDLVRPLLAILDRPAKLLLLRDIRSVVAPTDLGRFDSMVMPVELEAFEALKSRAVWPPALRPAQQDAPPKRHLITPVPAVEVSICCL from the exons ATGGCGCACAGTTTTGCGGTGGGCTTCGACCCACTGGGCCTTGGAGACCTAAGCTCGGGCTCTCTGAGCTCCCTCTCCTCCCGAGGCCACCTGGGCAGCGACTCGGGCTCCGCAACGCGATACCTGctgaggaagcagcagcagcggcTGTTGAATGGGCCCCCCCGCGGAATCCGAGCCTCATCGCCCATGGGCCGTGTCATCCTCATCAACTCTCCCATcgaag CCAACAGTGATGAGAGCGACATCATCCATGCGGTCCGGGTGGAGAAGAGTCCAGCAGGGAGACTGGGTTTCAGTGTGCGGGGCGGCTCGGAGCATGGCCTGGGCATCTTCGTCAGCAAGGTGGAGGAGGGAAGCAGTGCAG AGCGGGCCGGCCTGTGCGTGGGGGACAAGATCACGGAGGTGAATGGGCTGAGCCTGGAGAGCACCACCATGGGCAGCGCCGTGAAGGTGCTGACTGGCAGCAGCCGCCTGCACATGATGGTGAGGCGCATGGGCCGAGTGCCGGGCATCAAATTCTCCAAAGAGAAGACCACGTG GGTGGATGTGGTGAACCGGCGGCTGGTGGTGGAGAAGTGCCGATCAACGCCGTCTGACAGCGGCTCGGAGGATGGCGTGCGGCGCATCGTCCACCTGTACACCACGTCAGACGACTTCTGTCTGGGCTTCAACATCCGCGGGGGCAAGGAGTTCGGCCTGGGCATCTATGTGTCCAA AGTGGACCACGGTGGGCTAGCCGAGGAGAATGGCATCAAGGTCGGGGACCAGGTCCTGGCGGCCAACGGCGTCAGGTTCGACGACATCAGCCACAGCCAGGCCGTGGAGGTGCTGAAGGGCCAAACACACATCATGCTGACCATCAAG GAGACTGGCCGGTACCCTGCCTACAAAGAGATGGTTTCTGAGTACTGTTGGCTGGACCGAT TGAGCAACGGGGTGCTACAGCAGCTGTCCCCGGCCTCTGAGAGCAGCTCCAGCGTCTCCTCCTATGCCTCCAGTGCCCCCTACAGCTCGGCCGAGGGCTCGGGCTCCCTGCCCTCCGACCGCATGGATGTCTGCCTGGGGCCTGAGGAGCCGGGCGGTcgggggccaggctgggggcggGCGGACATAGCCATGCagacggagcccgatgtggggggcCGCGTGGAGACCTGGTGCAGCGTGAGGCCCACCGTCATCCTCAGGGACACAGCCATCCGCTCCGATGGGCCCCGGCCTGCCCGCCGCCTCGATTCTGCACTCTCGGAGTCCCCCAAGACTGCCCTGTTGCTGGCTCTGAGCCGACCCCGGCCCCCCATCACAAGATCCCAGAGCCACTTGACCTTGTGGG aggagaagaggcagaggaagaaggagaagttGGGGTctcctggggagaagggagcCCTGCAGCGCTCCAAGACACTGATGAACCTCTTCTTCAAGGGAGGGCGGCAGGGGCGGCTGGCAGGGGACGGGCACAGAGAGGCCTGGACGCTGGACAGAGGGACCCCGGCCAAGCCCCGCCCTCGCCTGGACCCGGAGAAAG GGGCAGTGGGGCCCGTGCAGAAGTTTGTCACATGGAGACTGAGACGCG AGCGGGAGAGGGGCCGGGCCCTGCTCTCTGCCAGGTCTGGGAGCCCCTCTGGCCAGCTGCCTGATGTGGATGAGCGGGTGCAAGCCTGGGAGAGCCGACGGCCCCTAATTCAGGACCTGGCCCGACGGCTGCTGACTGACGACGAGGTGCTGGCAGTCACCCGCCACTGCTCCCGG TATGTGCACGAGGGCGGTGTAGAGGACCTGGTGAGGCCCCTGCTGGCCATTCTGGACAGGCCCGCAAAGTTGCTGCTACTGAGGGACATCAG GAGTGTGGTGGCCCCCACGGACCTGGGCCGCTTTGACAGCATGGTGATGCCCGTGGAGCTGGAGGCTTTTGAGGCCCTTAAGAGCCGGGCAG TGTGGCCTCCTGCCTTGAGACCAGCCCAGCAAGACGCACCTCCTAAGCGTCACCTCATCACGCCCGTGCCTG CCGTGGAGGTTTCTATCTGCTGCCTGTGA
- the SFXN3 gene encoding sideroflexin-3 produces MGELPLDINIQEPRWDQSTFLGRARHFFTVTDPRNLLLSGAQLEASRNIVQNYRAGVVTPGLTEDQLWRAKYVYDSAFHPDTGEKVVLIGRMSAQVPMNMTITGCMLTFYRKTPTVVFWQWVNQSFNAVVNYSNRSGDAPITARQLGTAYVSATTGAVATALGLKSLTKHLPPLVGRFVPFAAVAAANCINIPLMRQRELQVGIPVTDEEGQRLGHSVAAAKQGIFQVVISRICMAIPAMAIPPVIMDTLEKKDFLKRRPWLGAPLQVGLVGFCLVFATPLCCALFPQRSSLHVSRLEPELRARVREQNPSIEVVYYNKGL; encoded by the exons ATGGGGGAGTTGCCCTTAGATATCAATATCCAGGAACCTCGCTGGGACCAAAGCACTTTCCTGGGCAGAGCCCGGCACTTCTTCACCGTTACTGACCCCCGAAATCTGCTGCTGTCTGGAGCACAGCTGGAAGCTTCCCGGAACATCGTGCAGAACTACAG GGCCGGCGTGGTGACGCCAGGGCTCACTGAGGACCAGCTGTGGAGGGCCAAGTATGTGTACGATTCTGCTTTCCATCCGGACACGGGGGAGAAGGTGGTCCTGATTGGCCGTATGTCAGCCCAGGTGCCCATGAACATGACCATCACTGGCTGCATGCTCACCTTCTACAG GAAGACCCCGACCGTGGTGTTCTGGCAGTGGGTGAATCAGTCCTTCAATGCTGTTGTTAATTACTCCAATCGCAGCGGCGACGCTCCCATCACTGCGAG GCAGCTGGGAACAGCTTATGTGAGTGCCACCACTGGGGCCGTGGCCACAGCCCTGGGACTCAAATCCCTCACCAAG cacctgcccccccTGGTGGGCAGATTTGTCCCCTTTGCAGCTGTGGCAGCTGCCAACTGTATCAACATCCCCCTGATGAGGCAGAG GGAACTGCAGGTGGGCATCCCAGTGACTGATGAGGAAGGTCAGAGACTTGGCCACTCAGTGGCCGCTGCCAAGCAGGGAATCTTCCAGGTGGTGATATCGAGAATCTGCATGGCCATTCCTGCCATGG CCATCCCCCCGGTGATCATGGACACTCTGGAGAAGAAAGACTTCCTAAAG CGTCGCCCCTGGCTGGGAGCGCCCCTGCAGGTGGGACTGGTGGGCTTCTG CCTGGTATTTGCCACCCCCTTGTGCTGTGCCCTCTTCCCCCAGAGAAG CTCCTTACATGTGAGCAGGCTGGAGCCAGAGCTGAGAGCTCGGGTCCGTGAGCAAAACCCCAGCATCGAAGTGGTTTACTACAACAAGGGGCTTTGA